Genomic segment of Camarhynchus parvulus chromosome 1A, STF_HiC, whole genome shotgun sequence:
aGACTGGGGGCTCCAAGAGCAGCAGTGTATTGGGTTGGGGGCGTTTGAGAGAAAGACTGAGGGCATCGGGAGGGGTGGGATGAGAGGTCAGAGGGCACTTGGGGCACAGGACTGAGCTCAAAGCCCACCACGGGGACGGGACACCGGGGCGGCTCCCTCCCCCTGACCCCCCTCGCCGCTCCGCACAGCCCCAGCGATGCTGCGGTCCCTGCGCCCCATCCCGcggctgtgcccaggagcccCGTGGCAGCCCGGGCCGTGCCCAGGAGCCCCGTGGCAGCCCCGGCGCCGCCTGGCCGTGCCCCCCGGCGGGCCCGGGCTCCCGCTGCGGCTGCGGCTGTGCGtggcgggcgcggcggcgggcgcggcggcggcgggctgGCTGTACGTGCGGCAGCAGAAGGAGCGGCAGCAGCGCTCCCGCCGCCTCCAGCAGCTCCGCCGCCTGGCGCTGGGCCAGGGCGacttccagctgcaggacacGTCGGGCGCGGCGCGGAGCAAGGCGGATTTCCTGGGCCGCTGGGTGCTGCTCTACTTCGGCTTCACGCACTGCCCGGACGTGTGTCCcgaggagctggagaagctgagcCGCGccgtggagctgctggagcgcgacccggcgctgccgccgctgcaGCCGCTCTTCGTCACCGTGGACCCCGAGCGCGACGACGCGGCGGCGCTGGCGCGGTACCTGCGGGACTTCCACCCGCGCCTGCAGGGCCTCACGGGCACCCCCGAGCAGGTGCGGGCCGCCGCCAGCGCCTTCCGCGTCTACGTGAGCGCCGGGCCCCGCGACAACGACGGCGACTACGTGGTGGATCACTCGGTGCTCACGTTCCTCCTGGATCCCGACGGCGTTTTCCGGGACTGCTACGGCCGCTCCCGCACGGCCGAGGAGGTGGCGCGCAGCGTCAGGGGACACATGGACGCCTACGAGCCGCTGCCCCCCGCGGGAGGGCAATAAATGGCCGGGACCCCCCCAAGAGTGGGGTCTGTCgtggtttggggtctgggggagggacagctggcagcccccagtgtccctcagGTGTGCTCTGTGGGAGAGAGAGCCCACAGCCTCTGAGGGCTGTCACATGGCAGAGCGGGGACAGCTGAcagcccccaggtgtgtcccgtGGCGGGGACAGAGCCCTGACAGCCTGCAGGGGTGGCACATGGAGGACAACTGACActgctgtcccccaggtgtgtcctgtGGGAGGGACAGAGCCCACACCCTGCAGGGGTGGCACATGGCAAGAAGGGGATGTCTGACaacccccagtgtcccccaggtgtgtcccatcAGGGGGACAGCCCTGACAGAGCCCACACCCTGCAGGGGTGTCACATGGCAGGAAGGGGGCATCTGACATCTccagtgtcccccaggtgtgtcctgtGGGAGGGACAGAGCCCACACCCTGCAGGGGTGTCATATAGAGGGGGACATCTGACATCTccagtgtcccccaggtgtgtcctgtGGGAGGGACAGAGCCCACACCCGCTGAGGGCTGTCACATGGCAGACAGGGGACAGCTGAcagcccccaggtgtgtcctgtGGGAAGGACAGAGCCCACACCCGCTGAGGGCTGTCACATGGCAGACAGGGGACAGCTGAcagcccccagtgtccccaggaaCGGTCTGGGGGAAGGGAAGTTTAGAGCGGGCAGgtggagggagagggggagaatGTGGGTGGGTGGAGGGACCCCCAGCAGACCCCACTGCCCCCCAGCAGTGTCACATGGCGGGGAGggacccctgcagccccccaggagcGTCCCGTGGGGcagggggctctgcagaggtgaGTGAAGTGACCCCTCCCCAAAGGGAGATGAAAGGTATGTGGGCAGAGGGACCCCCAGGCCCCTCCCCACAATCCCtgtgcccccaaatcccatgccaccccccagcagcccctggggaagAGGCCTCTCCTTAGCAAAGTGGGGGGGTTTATTGGGGGCCGGGGTCTCTCTGGGAGGgcagctggaagtgctggaaCCTCTCGTGCGCCGGGCGGGCCGGGAGCAGCCGCAGCCGCGCCGTGTCCAGCGCCGCCTCCAGCCCCGGCTCCTGCGCCAGCTCCACCTCCGCGTCGTtggcctggggaggggacacggggtggCCGGGGGGTCCTGGCACGCCCAGAGACCCCCCCGGGGAGCCCCCAAAGCCTTACCAGCTGCAGCGAGGCCAGCAGGTAGCGGCACACCTCGAACGGGGGCTGCCCGGCCACCAGGCTGGCCAGAGAGTGCCACCGGCCCAGCCCCGTGCAGCTCTAGGGCGCCGGACGAGACTCATGCCAGCCCTAGCGTACAGAAGACGCTCTGGCAGCCAGGGTGTACGGTCAGTGCCAGCCCAAGGGGGACACGGCTCTCCTGGGGGACAGCAAGGGACAGGGAGTGTCACCGGTCAGTGCCAGCCCATAGGCGCGGACATTGAAGGGGACACGGCTCTCCTGGGGGACAGCAAGGGGACAGTGAGGGTCAGGGAGTGTCACTGGTCAGTGCCAGCCCATAGGCAGGGACATTAAACTGGACACGGCTCTCCTAAGGGACAATCAAGGTAAGGGAGTGCCACCGGCCAGTGCCAGCCCCTATCCATGGACATTGAATGGGACACAGGTCTCCTGGGGGACAGCAAGGTGACAAGGAGTGCCAGTGGTCACTGCCAGCCCCTATCCATGGACATGGAACGGGGCACAGAACTTCTGCAGGTatgaggggacaggggtggAGAGAGAGGTGCAGGGGGTGCtcaggggtgggcagggggctctggggtgggtACGGCGTGCTcaggggtgggcagggcagggcagagggttCAGGGGGCGGGTACTGAGCGTTCAGGGGTGAGCAgaggggctcagggtgggcagggcagtgccagccccctgcccagcccaggcagtgccccccaggtcccagcccagcccgggtccgtgcctgctcctgcagcagcggCTCCATGCGCTCCTCCCACTGCCGGATGCGCTGCGACAGCTCCGTCTCCTGAGCAAACTTCTGGGAGCTGGCCATgaacagctcctggggacagggacagcaatggggacaccCCCgtgctcctggggacacccccaagCCTCCTGGGGACACCTAGACCCTCAGGAGTCACCCCCAGGTCCCCACACCAGCACCTACCACGTTCCTGCGCACCAGCTCCTCGTAGCCAGGTTCAGGGGGGTCTGTGGGAAAAGGGGGTCACCAGAGTGGGGGACAGCACCCCatgggagggacaggggactCTCAGGAACAGACAGGCTGCGGAACTGGGGAGGGAAGGCTCAGCAGCTCACCCAGGtttccttcctccagctcctctggcgCCTCAGGCTCTATGTCCTCGTGCTCCACAAAATCATCATCATCCCCGTCTGCCAGGATGGGGACACTACTCAGTGTCCTCTGAGACCCTCTCAGTGCCCCTTAAGACCCCCCAACCTtctgggacccccccagacccccaggaaagaaagaaaggctccccaggctgggggatttggggttttgggttccAGCACCTGCCCCTTCCTCACTGTCGACGCCGcgctcctgctccagctctggctccagctccctcagcagctcctggggggaggaacagccctgagccccccctgagcacccccagagcATGGCAAGGGGGTGCTGGAGCCCCGCTGGCTCCCCAGTTTAGCCCGCACCCCACTCACCCCCTGTCTCTGGAGCTTCCTGTGCGCCGCCAGCCGCTCCTTGAACTGCCGCCAGTACAGCACCTCCAGGTCTGCAGGGAttgggagcagggatttgggatggcccctctgtgcccccccaAAGCAGAACCCCCCCAGGCATCCCAGGCCCCTCCCCTTTGCAGGAGCTGGTGTCCATTCCCCCAGTTCTGGGGTGTCCTTCCCCTCCATGCCCTCCCCACTGCAGGATCCAGTCCCTGGTGTCCAttccccccagttttggggtgtccttCCCCTCCATGCCCTCCCCACTACAGGATCCAGTCCCTGATATCCATTCCCCCCAGTTTTGGTGTGTCCTTCCCCCCCATGCCCTCCCCACTGCAGGATCCAGTTCCTGGTGTCCCCCAACCCAGTTTTGGTTCCCTTCCCTCCATGCCCTCCCCACTGCAGGATCCAGTCCCTGGTGTCCATTCCCCCAGTTCTGGGGTGTCCTTCCCCTCCATGCCCTCCCCACTGCAGGATCCAGTCCCTGGTGTCCATTCCCCTCTTTTGGGGTGTCCTTCCCCCCCATGCCCTCCCCACTGCAGGATCCAGTCCCTGGTGTCCTTCCCCCGTTTtgcttccctccatccctccccactGCAGGATCCAGTCCCTGGTGTCCattccccagttttggggtgtccttCCCCTCCATGCCCTCCCCACTGCAGGATCCAGTCCCTGGTGTCCATTCCCCACTTTTGGGGTGTCCTTCCCCTCCATGCCCTCCCCACTGCAGGATCCAGTCCCTGGTGTCCATtcccccagttttggggtgtccttCCCCCCCATGCCCTCCCCACTGCAGGATCcagtccctggtgtcccccaggacagggaatgtgtccctgcccatgtccccTCACCTACAAAGGTGGGGccctttctcctgcttctccGGCCCTCCGTGACATTGTTGTCTGTGGGGAGCAGATCAGGAATAATCATTGGATGGAAATTCCATGGATTTATCGaagttggaaaagccctctgagccCATCAAGTCCCCCCCAGAactgccaaggccacccctggccgtgtccccaagtgccacacgCACAGGGCTGTTAAATCCTCCtgttacagatttttaaatccttttggATCTCAATCCCACAGGAATCACTCACAGGCTGCAGAGAACCATCTCGTGAAATCCTGGAGCTTCCTTGggcccctcctcttcctcttgcCTCCAACCACATCATCCAGGCCGTGTGGCACCAGGAAGGGCCTCCCTGCAGGTGACACGGGTGACACTGGGTGTGCGGCCACcgccaggggctgggaaggggcccCTCTGGATGTCCTGGGGCTGGAATGACCCAgcgtggggacagggacacttgAGGACGTCCACTGTGGCTGGGAGTGATCCActggggggctgggaaggacctGCCATGGGGATGGGGACGTGGGGCTGGGAATGACCCCCTGTGGGACTGGGAATGACCTTCCatgagctgggaatgttcccctgtgggagcaggagtACCCCActgtgggactggggacactgagggacacaCAGCCACGAATGACCCTCCCATGGGATGGGAAGGAACCgccatggagctgggaatactgagggatgtggggctgggaaggacctGCCATGGGGATGGGGACGTGGGGCTGGGAATGACCTGCCatgagctgggaatgctcccctgtgggagcaggagtACCCCActgtgggactggggacactgaggaagGAATGACCCTCCCATGGGACTGGGAAGGAGCCACCATGGAGCTGGGAATACTGAGGGATatggggctgggaatgacctgctgtggggctggggacactgagggacacgTGGCCAGGGATGACCCACCTCGGGCTGTgttgtccctgctcccccagagctgcccagttTCCCCAAAAATACCTTTCCTGAAGGGCTTCTCCTCGGAGTCTCCGAAGGGGTGGAGGCTCTGCCATGGATTGGgctcctcctggcacaggggtgaggatgggcaggggctctggggcaTCCCAGGGGTCCCATTCTGCccggatttgggatttccctggCTCCAGGCCCCCCCTTACCTTGCTGAGGGCTTTGGGGTCCTGGCTGGGGGGTCTCTCCCGCAGGATGTACCCCCGGGTCCGGGGCGTGCTCTGGGGGACACGGagagggacagtgagggactgggggacaggggtgggctgggggggaCCCAGGGGCCTGGGGAGGGAGTGAGGGGCTCCAGGAAAGGAACAAGGGGATCCAGGGAAGGAACACAAGGCTCTGGGGCTCCGGGGAAGGAGCGGCGAGCTCTGGGGAAGGAATGAGAGGCTGTGGGGCTCCAGGGTTCCAGGGAAGGAGTGAGGGGAtccagggaaggagcacaggcagcccccCAAGCCCCTGCCCCACACAGACCCTCTGAGCCACGATGTGTTCGTTAGGGACGGGGGTCACTTCCATGTCATCCCCCAAGGGGGCCCCAGGAACGTTGTCATCATCAGGTCCTGCATCATCTGGAGGGGTGGGAATGGGCAGAGGCTGGAGAAGCTTCCAGGACCCGCCATTCCCACCCTGTCTGCCAAGGAATCCCCCCAGGtgctcctcctgccagggcaggggcagcagagggcaggagcagggaatgctgcagtTGGTTGGGTTGGAAAATCCCTCAGAGCCCAAATccaaccattcccagcactgccagggtcaccactgcccatgtccccaagtgccacatccacagggatgcaaaacacctccagggatggggagcccacccctgtgccagggctgcacagccctttccaggaggaaattccccaaaatccagcctgaggccgttccctgtcctcctgtccctgttgcctgggagcagagcccagtcCTGACcgtcccctcctggcagggatgAATCCAgccctcaccctgctctgcagcctcctggatggacagagggagcccaggccaCCCTGGCAGGTGCCACCCCTCACCTGTCTCCTCGCAGAAGCTCAGTGCCCGCACCAGGGCCGTGCCAGCGCTCGGACACTCCGCGGGGCTGGATCCCGGAGCCgctgctggggacagtgacagtgagtCCTGGCAGTGACAGCGACAGTGCCAgggccaccccagagccccctgtacctgtggctgtccccaggcgCTGCTCCTGCTGCGGGTGGGTGGGGGAGAGCCcggccagctccagcaggaaggCGCCGGAGGCGTGGGGGGTGGAGGTGTTCATGCGGAAATCCCTGCGGCTGGCCAGCACCTCGCCGCGCCGGCTGCGGGGACACAGCAGCACGCTGTCCCCAGCGTCCCCAGCGTCCCCTGGGCCAGCCCAGCGGCACGGGACTGGCCCAAATGGCCACACACATCCCGGGatcttcctgctcctccacagATCCCAGCGGGAATTGTGTGTTTGTGCTGAGGGACCccggctggagcaggggaggggacacgggacaATGGCACCCAGGGactggagaggggaagggacaCGGGACAATGGCACCCAGGGATCCTgactggagcaggggaggggacacgggacaATGGCACCCAGGGATCCTgactggagcaggggaggggacacgggacaATGCCACCCAGGGATCCCGACTGGACCAGGGGAGGGGACATAGGACAATCCCaccaggggaggggacacgaGACAATGCCACCAGGGAAGGGGACACGAGACAATCCCAGGAGTGGCACCTCAGGAGGgggttttccttcttctccccctCTTCCGGGGGCACCAGGGACATCGGGGTCAGAGGAATGATGTTCACGgcctgggaagggatggggaggtGGCAGAGAGCCCGAGAAAGGTGTCattgtccccaaggccaccaccCCGGCTGGATGGCCCCAAGATTCACCTGGGAAAATGGTGCCatggaggggaggaaaggagggagaaagggagggatAAAAAGAGggataaaaggaagaaaagaaggaaaaaggagggggaaaggaaggaagaaaaggagagggaagagagggataaaaggaagaaaaggaggaaaaaggataGAGAAAAGGGAGGGATAAAAACAGGgataaaagggagaaaaggagggatAAAAAGAGggaatataggaaaaaaaatgagaaaaggaggaaggagggataAACAGAAGAGTAAAtcaagggaaaggagaaataaaaggagGCATAAAATGCAACTGGTTTCTCTTACAGCAGGCTGCTGATCCCTCCTCATGTCCACGCTGGCCTGGCTGGTTTCTGGGATGTCATCCAGGGACAGGAACTGCAGGAAAgcccccccagtgtcaccccagctggcagggacaccGAGGGCCCccctggagcaggacagggagctcGGAGCCCgcctcacctcctcctccttctccgTGAAGGTGGCGTCGGCATCGCGGCCGTCGGGGCCCAGGGAAGTGGGCAGCCTCTCCCTCCTAGGGAAAAACGGGCTCAGGATCCATGGAATGGTGGCAAAgggtccctccagccctgctgtggcccCTCCAggtgggaaaatcccaaaaaacaatGGGGTTTTCCCTCTCGTTCATGTCAGCGTTAaagcccagaggagctggcagcacatTCCGAAGggattttccttttggaaaaggCTCCCTCAGGCCCCGTTGGACTCCTGAATCCCCATGAGCCAGAAGGAGAGCCAGCCCTGGTTCTGTGTGTTATCCCTGTGATGGCATTCCTAAGGCTGGGATgcacctcccagggcagggatgggagtgGGGATGGCCCAGGATCAGGGCAGGGATTCTGCAGGACAAATTTCCcccctgggaaggaaaatccCACTCACTTTTTCTTGGAGATGCAGTCCAGTGTCTGGCAGACCAGCATGTACAGGTGTTCCACCTGGAAaacagcacctggagctggaacagggggagcagctcctgggaaagcCCCTTCCACCCAAGGGACTCCCCCCTCCCATTATGGGGGTTTGgtgttcttttcccttttttcagcCATTCCACGGCCAGACTGGGGGAAATCCCTGGAATTTGGAgaagcctgggacagtggaaggtgtccctgcccacggtggcactggatgggctttgggatcccctcccacccaaaccattccagggcTTTGTGGTCAAAAAGCTCCAATATCCCACGATTTTGGGACAAAATAGGATTTCATATCCACCCTGGAGAACAGCAaaattcctgctgttccctggggctgccagcacctACAAAGGGATCAAATTTCTGAAGGATGAGCTGAAATGAATGATGTGAAGCCAGGGGGGAATTCTGGGGTGACCCCAGGGACTCGGGGTGGCTCAggatgatgggatgggattgggatgggatgggattgggatggcatggcatggcatgggatggcatggcatgggGTGGCATGGGGGCAGCTGTGAGCTCACCTTCCTGCTGTAGatgcaggcagagccctggatgAGCAGCGCTGCCTGCATGAAGTTCATGGTGGTTTTGCCGTTGTTGAAGGAAATGCAGATCTGGTCCagctgggaggggcagggcagggtttgggtttAGCTTTTACAGAGGTGTTTGAAAAGGTTTCATTCTGTTATCAGTCTCAATGAAGGGTGAGACACAAGAGATGTAAAACTCAGCACTGCTCTACTAAAAGCTAACTGATTTTCTGGCTACAATaccttgtaaatatttttcaccCTATTAGCTTCTACCACACAATATTGCTGTTAATTCTAACACTGATCACTTACAATTAATTATGTTAATTCTAATATTGCTGTTAATTCTAACACTACTCGCTTTAATTATGTTAATTCTGATACTGCTGTTAATTCTAACACTAATCACTTCTATTTCCACTCCATGTGGTCTTGTTACTGTGCATCTTTCCCAGTTTGAATTCTCTAAAATTAAGTTTTTGGTTAAAAtttgattaaattaaaattttaattctcCAGAATTCTTTTGCAAGGCCAtattttgaaacttgtttctagttcaATCTCTCTCCCAACAAtgtcatttatattttatggcTTTAAGTCAGCACACACTATTTCAGTGTTTGCATGCAGATGTACAAATCTGTGAGAGTTTTCTGTGAGGTTTTGGGAATTCTTTATAAATCTGTTCCtcacaggcagggaggagaggctgagcctGGAGTGCCACAGGGATGAGGGGAGGTGGCAGAGAGCCTGGGAAAGGTGTCattgtccccaaggccaccaccCCGGCTGGATGGCCCTGGGAGTCACCTGGGAAAACGGGGCAtggaggggaggaaagaaggaaaaggagagataaaaataggaagaaaagcagggataaaaggaggaaaaagaaggggaaaagagagggatgaaatgaagaaaaggaggacaaagagagaaaaggaggaataaaaagAGGGCAAAAAAGACggggaaagagagggagaaaaggaggaagagggagaaaaggagggagaaaaagagggataaaaagagggggaaagaggaagaaaaggacagataaaaagagagagaaaagaaggagaggaataaaatgaagaaaaggaagaaaaaatgagagaagagGAACGATAAAAATaggcagaaaaggagaagaaaagagagggataaaagaaagaaaagaaggaaaaaagagagagaaaaggagggataaaaataagggagaaaaggaggtggAAAGAGAGGAATAAGatgaagaagagaggaaaaaggaaaaaggaggggcaggggacacGAGGGGCTCTGGGTGAGCCCGTTACCTCCTCCAGGTACTCCCCGAGCTGGGCAGCCACGTCCACCTCCCAGTTCTTGGTGAGGTCCCGGatgggctgcagcaggtgctggaaGCGGGAATCCACCTCTTCCATGCTGGGATCCCCCTGCAGACACCCCAAAAGCGGCCTGGGAGCTCCCAGCGCTGCAGGAGGGTCCCTCAGGGAGtcagtgtcctgggctgcaggcaggggacagcGCCAGGGGAAGCTCTGCAGGAATCACAGCTCGGCTGGGTGGGAACGGGGA
This window contains:
- the LOC115910614 gene encoding protein SCO2 homolog, mitochondrial — its product is GPGLPLRLRLCVAGAAAGAAAAGWLYVRQQKERQQRSRRLQQLRRLALGQGDFQLQDTSGAARSKADFLGRWVLLYFGFTHCPDVCPEELEKLSRAVELLERDPALPPLQPLFVTVDPERDDAAALARYLRDFHPRLQGLTGTPEQVRAAASAFRVYVSAGPRDNDGDYVVDHSVLTFLLDPDGVFRDCYGRSRTAEEVARSVRGHMDAYEPLPPAGGQ
- the NCAPH2 gene encoding LOW QUALITY PROTEIN: condensin-2 complex subunit H2 (The sequence of the model RefSeq protein was modified relative to this genomic sequence to represent the inferred CDS: deleted 2 bases in 1 codon); translation: MEEVDSRFQHLLQPIRDLTKNWEVDVAAQLGEYLEELDQICISFNNGKTTMNFMQAALLIQGSACIYSRKVEHLYMLVCQTLDCISKKKRERLPTSLGPDGRDADATFTEKEEEFLSLDDIPETSQASVDMRRDQQPAAVNIIPLTPMSLVPPEEGEKKENPLLSRRGEVLASRRDFRMNTSTPHASGAFLLELAGLSPTHPQQEQRLGTATAAAPGSSPAECPSAGTALVRALSFCEETDDAGPDDDNVPGAPLGDDMEVTPVPNEHIVAQRSTPRTRGYILRERPPSQDPKALSKEEPNPWQSLHPFGDSEEKPFRKGRPFLVPHGLDDVVGGKRKRRGPRKLQDFTRWFSAAYNNVTEGRRSRRKGPTFVDLEVLYWRQFKERLAAHRKLQRQGVSGVRAKLGSQRGSSTPLPLWGCSGGAQGCSSPQELLRELEPELEQERGVDNGDDDDFVEHEDIEPEAPEELEEGNLDPPEPGYEELVRRNVELFMASSQKFAQETELSQRIRQWEERMEPLLQEQESRVPFNVRAYGLALTASCTGLGRWHSLASLVAGQPPFEVCRYLLASLQLANDAEVELAQEPGLEAALDTARLRLLPARPAHERFQHFQLPSQRDPGPQ